A window of the Haloarcula litorea genome harbors these coding sequences:
- a CDS encoding acetolactate synthase large subunit translates to MRASDLLVACLEREGVDHVFGLPGEETEDVLFSMRDSDVTFVPVRHEQGAAFMADVHGRLTGDAGVCLSTLGPGATNLLTGIADAHLDKSPLVAITAQGGLERLHKESHQAIDVIGLFEPITKWNTQLNDPDIVHESVRKAFKLAELEKPGATHLELPEDVAAEETEVEPLPTRERVRVGAPDDETLERVQSLLAAAERPLVIAGNGAVRTDAAEQLRAFVSATDLPVASTYMGKGAVSDADEHSLMTLDSGAHGEAADAIDEADLVVTVGYDIAEHDPADWGHGDAAIVHVDSQPAEVYEAYNPEVEVVADIGETLAALTDWYEDTRPSFDTDWYADLRDHIVADVDREPSGEAPFTVRDVVPVLRELMAPADVLVSDVGSHKMAIAQNFPTYEPNTCIVSNGLASMGIAVPGGLAADLAVDGEVVVATGDGGFLMNAAEIETATRLDCAFTVVVFVDDDYGLISEKQESHRGESTGTALTNPDLVTFAESFGIEGYEPTTAGELRTALDDAIGGGMSLVAIRVE, encoded by the coding sequence ATGCGGGCGTCGGACCTGCTGGTGGCCTGCCTCGAACGCGAGGGGGTCGACCACGTCTTCGGGCTCCCCGGCGAGGAGACGGAGGACGTCCTGTTCTCGATGCGGGACTCGGACGTGACGTTCGTCCCGGTCCGCCACGAACAGGGCGCGGCGTTCATGGCCGACGTCCACGGCCGCCTGACCGGCGACGCGGGGGTCTGTCTCTCGACGCTCGGCCCCGGCGCGACGAACCTCCTGACCGGCATCGCCGACGCCCACCTCGACAAGAGCCCGCTGGTCGCCATCACCGCCCAGGGCGGGCTCGAACGGCTCCACAAGGAGAGCCACCAGGCGATCGACGTCATCGGCCTCTTCGAGCCCATCACGAAGTGGAACACCCAGCTCAACGACCCGGACATCGTCCACGAGTCCGTCCGCAAGGCGTTCAAGCTGGCCGAACTCGAGAAGCCCGGCGCGACCCACCTCGAGCTCCCCGAGGACGTGGCCGCCGAGGAGACCGAGGTCGAACCGCTCCCGACCCGCGAGCGGGTCCGGGTGGGCGCGCCCGACGACGAGACCCTGGAGCGGGTGCAGTCCCTGCTGGCCGCCGCCGAGCGGCCGCTAGTCATCGCCGGCAACGGGGCCGTCCGGACCGACGCCGCCGAGCAACTCCGGGCGTTCGTCTCGGCGACGGACCTCCCGGTCGCCTCGACGTACATGGGCAAGGGCGCGGTCTCCGACGCCGACGAGCACTCCCTGATGACGCTGGACTCCGGGGCCCACGGCGAGGCCGCCGACGCCATCGACGAGGCCGACCTCGTGGTGACCGTCGGCTACGACATCGCCGAGCACGACCCCGCCGACTGGGGCCACGGCGACGCCGCCATCGTCCACGTCGACAGCCAGCCGGCGGAGGTCTACGAGGCGTACAACCCCGAGGTGGAGGTCGTCGCCGACATCGGGGAGACGCTGGCCGCGCTGACCGACTGGTACGAGGACACGCGCCCCTCGTTCGACACTGACTGGTACGCGGACCTCCGGGACCACATCGTCGCGGACGTGGACCGCGAACCGTCCGGCGAGGCCCCGTTCACGGTCCGCGACGTGGTGCCGGTGCTCCGGGAGCTGATGGCCCCCGCGGACGTCCTCGTCTCCGACGTGGGCAGCCACAAGATGGCCATCGCCCAGAACTTCCCGACCTACGAGCCCAACACCTGCATCGTCTCGAACGGGCTGGCGTCGATGGGCATCGCCGTTCCCGGCGGCCTGGCGGCGGACCTCGCCGTCGACGGCGAGGTCGTCGTGGCGACCGGCGACGGCGGGTTCCTGATGAACGCCGCGGAGATCGAGACCGCCACGCGGCTGGACTGTGCGTTCACGGTCGTCGTCTTCGTCGACGACGACTACGGGCTCATCTCCGAGAAACAGGAGTCCCACCGCGGCGAGTCGACCGGCACCGCGCTCACGAACCCGGACCTCGTGACCTTCGCCGAGAGCTTCGGGATCGAGGGGTACGAGCCGACGACCGCCGGCGAACTCCGGACGGCGCTCGACGACGCGATCGGAGGCGGGATGTCGCTGGTCGCGATCCGGGTCGAGTAG